A portion of the Leptospira stimsonii genome contains these proteins:
- a CDS encoding helix-turn-helix domain-containing protein → MEFVKFKALVANKIKEIRLKKKITQEGAAGLKIGVRTYQRIESGETSPNIESIFVIARNLGVHPKEIFDVSLEEKTKTQSNKEK, encoded by the coding sequence GTGGAATTTGTTAAATTTAAAGCATTAGTTGCAAATAAGATAAAAGAGATCAGGCTTAAGAAGAAAATTACCCAAGAGGGTGCAGCTGGACTAAAGATAGGTGTCAGAACCTACCAGAGAATTGAATCCGGCGAAACGTCTCCTAATATTGAGAGCATTTTTGTTATAGCGAGAAACCTTGGGGTTCATCCAAAGGAAATTTTCGATGTAAGTTTAGAGGAAAAAACTAAAACGCAATCAAATAAAGAAAAGTAA
- a CDS encoding AlbA family DNA-binding domain-containing protein has protein sequence MNDEYFTRFLFESESDSLDFKRDQYKFTNASDEEKSKLLKDILAMANSWRQSDGYIVLGVLDKAEKPNELFGITEHIDDAKFQQFVTGKVNRICNFQYKTYPFENKTFGIFKIPVQTRPIYLNKDYGTLKKNIVYVRRGSSTAEANLEEISLMGNSLHYGRKLPELDINIFKREGDPNLNKSLSYSTKMLKISDKIPDFLIRSDSLYSFPMHSNEDYFRDVIEYFNFSMAYASLKIQIENKGDIEAKNLKIELSILDTDIDIIQDGDEPGEPTQDSMQKALSLSKAISLSDINIVRKANKIIIYSSIETLHAKRNLDLSGVIYINPHRKRKLIIESKLYCDGLEVPFLHNLEIIFEHDEIEVTWEDFKKVHFKKKS, from the coding sequence ATGAACGATGAATATTTTACTCGCTTTTTATTTGAATCAGAAAGCGATTCTTTAGATTTCAAAAGAGATCAGTATAAATTTACAAATGCTTCGGACGAGGAAAAATCTAAATTACTTAAAGACATTTTAGCTATGGCCAATTCTTGGAGGCAAAGTGACGGTTATATTGTTTTAGGAGTATTAGATAAAGCAGAAAAGCCTAATGAGCTATTTGGAATTACCGAACATATTGATGATGCAAAATTTCAGCAATTTGTAACTGGAAAAGTAAACCGAATTTGTAATTTTCAATACAAAACCTATCCTTTTGAAAATAAGACCTTTGGAATTTTTAAAATCCCAGTTCAAACGAGGCCAATTTATCTAAATAAGGATTATGGAACTTTAAAGAAAAATATTGTTTATGTTCGACGAGGGTCATCCACCGCGGAGGCTAATCTTGAAGAAATTAGCTTAATGGGGAATTCACTGCATTACGGAAGAAAACTCCCGGAATTGGATATTAATATTTTTAAGCGTGAAGGGGACCCGAATTTAAATAAGTCATTATCATATTCCACGAAAATGCTTAAGATATCTGATAAGATTCCGGATTTCCTAATTAGATCGGATTCGTTATACTCATTTCCAATGCATTCGAACGAAGATTACTTTAGAGATGTAATTGAGTATTTTAATTTTTCAATGGCTTATGCATCTTTAAAAATTCAGATTGAAAATAAGGGTGATATCGAGGCGAAAAATTTAAAGATCGAACTTTCAATTCTTGATACAGATATAGATATAATTCAGGATGGTGACGAGCCTGGAGAGCCAACTCAAGATTCAATGCAAAAAGCTCTGAGCTTGAGTAAGGCAATTTCTCTAAGTGATATAAATATAGTTAGGAAAGCTAATAAAATAATCATTTACTCTTCAATTGAAACGCTTCATGCAAAAAGGAATCTTGATCTTTCTGGTGTTATATATATCAACCCTCATCGCAAAAGAAAATTAATAATAGAATCTAAGTTATATTGCGATGGATTGGAAGTTCCTTTCTTACATAATCTGGAGATTATATTTGAACATGACGAAATAGAAGTAACATGGGAAGATTTTAAGAAGGTGCATTTTAAAAAGAAATCTTAA
- a CDS encoding SIR2 family protein, translated as MIDEVFILGAGFSHSYCKDLMPLTDDLVNFVLFDHGNSEKREFYRLTEFIKDFFSPDSEKVNFEKLATFLLSNPFQSSGETVETYRELYIDLLSLIADIYGNPTIHEKEDGFENRKILEKFSKRIKESETPIISFNYDTIIEHFLLKDDDWDLATGYSLPVYDFFTNEKHNRDLRKNNNTRLLKLHGSLNWGIPPEEIYNQTVEKIYLSKYQPDMPIHENYISGYFNEPYKLYPFIIPPVSGKTYQSKIIRNLWHQAKYAIMTAKQIHIIGYSLPESDTLVEFLFRAGAGIPPEPNRKKIRVVAPSFTEIQKLRIEKVFQTEKHEHDIQFVNMDAMEYLSTFEN; from the coding sequence ACTTGGAGCTGGTTTTAGCCATTCTTATTGCAAAGATCTAATGCCTCTTACGGATGATCTTGTTAACTTTGTACTTTTTGATCATGGGAATTCTGAAAAACGTGAATTCTATCGCTTAACCGAATTTATAAAAGATTTTTTCAGCCCTGATTCTGAAAAAGTTAATTTTGAAAAGCTCGCTACTTTTCTACTTTCAAATCCATTTCAATCTTCCGGAGAAACTGTAGAAACTTATCGAGAGCTATATATAGATTTATTATCATTAATTGCTGATATTTACGGAAATCCGACGATTCATGAGAAAGAAGATGGTTTCGAGAATAGGAAGATTTTAGAAAAATTTTCTAAAAGAATTAAGGAAAGCGAAACTCCAATAATTAGTTTTAACTACGATACTATTATCGAACATTTCTTACTGAAAGATGACGACTGGGATTTGGCTACTGGTTATTCTCTTCCAGTATATGATTTCTTTACGAACGAAAAGCATAACCGAGATCTTAGAAAGAATAATAATACAAGATTATTGAAACTTCACGGCTCATTGAATTGGGGAATACCCCCAGAGGAAATTTATAATCAGACTGTTGAGAAAATTTATCTTAGTAAATATCAACCAGATATGCCTATACATGAAAATTATATATCAGGTTATTTTAACGAGCCATATAAGCTATATCCTTTCATAATTCCACCTGTTTCTGGTAAAACGTATCAAAGTAAAATAATTAGAAATTTATGGCATCAAGCAAAATATGCAATTATGACTGCAAAGCAAATACATATAATTGGATATTCTCTTCCAGAGTCAGATACTTTAGTTGAATTTCTTTTTAGAGCAGGCGCAGGAATCCCTCCTGAACCAAATCGAAAGAAAATAAGAGTTGTTGCTCCAAGTTTTACAGAAATTCAAAAGCTAAGAATTGAAAAAGTTTTTCAGACAGAAAAACATGAACACGATATTCAGTTCGTAAATATGGATGCGATGGAATATTTATCAACTTTTGAAAATTAG
- a CDS encoding NINE protein — protein MKSKGTAYLFWFIGFGILGLHRFYLGKIGTGILWMCTLGLFGFGAFFDLFTLGSQVDAINTKKELKEIRTVTLANAVAQKRAEA, from the coding sequence ATGAAATCAAAAGGAACAGCTTACCTTTTCTGGTTTATTGGATTTGGTATATTAGGACTGCACCGATTCTACTTAGGCAAGATTGGAACGGGTATACTTTGGATGTGCACGTTAGGTTTATTTGGCTTTGGTGCATTCTTTGATCTGTTTACTCTCGGGAGCCAGGTGGACGCGATTAATACCAAAAAAGAGCTAAAGGAAATTCGAACTGTAACGTTAGCGAACGCGGTAGCGCAAAAGAGGGCCGAAGCATGA